Proteins encoded in a region of the Halosimplex halophilum genome:
- a CDS encoding SDR family oxidoreductase — protein sequence MDLQLDGSAALTTASSSGLGLASAKALAREGADVAVCGRTESHLESAEADLESLGDGDVLAVEVDLTDRAEVEAYVDQVAEEFGGIDQVVMSAGGPPSGAFLEMDDEDWYGAYDTLVMSAVWTTRFAHPHLAESDQGSITAITSRSVREVIDDLVLSNAVRRAVIGMVKTQAREFAPDVRVNAVLPGAHETARIEELIEDGVERGEYDSYEEGLEDKGSSVPLGRIGDPQELGDVVAFLASPRASFVTGTALPIDGGAMRS from the coding sequence ATGGATTTGCAACTCGACGGCAGCGCGGCACTGACGACGGCCAGCTCCAGCGGTCTCGGCCTCGCGAGCGCGAAGGCGCTCGCCCGCGAGGGCGCGGACGTGGCGGTCTGCGGCCGCACCGAATCGCACCTCGAATCGGCCGAAGCGGACCTCGAATCGCTGGGCGACGGCGACGTGCTCGCCGTGGAAGTCGACCTGACGGACCGGGCGGAGGTCGAGGCCTACGTCGATCAGGTGGCCGAGGAGTTCGGCGGGATCGACCAGGTCGTCATGAGCGCGGGCGGGCCGCCCAGCGGCGCGTTCCTGGAGATGGACGACGAGGACTGGTACGGCGCCTACGACACGCTCGTCATGTCGGCGGTCTGGACGACCCGCTTCGCCCACCCCCACCTCGCCGAGTCCGACCAGGGGTCGATCACGGCGATCACCTCGCGGTCGGTCCGTGAGGTCATCGACGACCTGGTCCTGTCGAACGCGGTCCGCCGGGCGGTCATCGGCATGGTCAAGACCCAGGCGCGGGAGTTCGCGCCCGACGTTCGCGTGAACGCCGTCCTGCCCGGTGCCCACGAGACCGCCCGTATCGAGGAGCTCATCGAGGACGGCGTCGAGCGCGGCGAGTACGACAGCTACGAGGAGGGGCTGGAAGACAAGGGCTCGTCGGTCCCCCTCGGGCGGATCGGCGACCCCCAGGAGCTCGGCGACGTGGTGGCGTTCCTCGCCAGCCCGCGGGCGAGTTTCGTCACCGGGACGGCGCTGCCCATCGACGGCGGCGCGATGCGGAGCTAG
- a CDS encoding thiolase family protein, translating to MSDATPVIVQARRTPQGKEDGAFADVRSEDLSVPLVNEMLADTGLAGEQVDDLLWGCAQQRDEQGNNMARVVALLSDLGEAVPAATINRWCASSAEAIMRGADAIAAGQRDCVIAGGVESMSRVELGQNTHNVHPRLAELYNIGELQMGMTAEKVAEEYGVSREEQDEYALRSHRRAADATDSGRFDDEIVPVETEEGTVDEDEGIRRDTSLEKLAGLPTVFKSEGTVTPGNASQISDGAAGTMVTSRAFADDHGLDVLAEVGDHMVAGVDPTIMGVGPVPAVRKLCERTGRDTGDYDLVELNEAFASQALYCQRELGFDDELYNVNGGAIAIGHPLGASGARLPVTLIHEMNRRDADLGLATECVGFGQGAAIEFSLP from the coding sequence ATGAGCGACGCGACACCGGTCATCGTGCAGGCCCGGCGGACGCCCCAGGGCAAGGAGGACGGCGCCTTCGCGGACGTGCGAAGCGAGGACCTGTCGGTTCCGCTGGTGAACGAGATGCTCGCCGACACGGGGCTGGCCGGCGAGCAGGTCGACGACCTGCTGTGGGGCTGCGCCCAGCAGCGCGACGAGCAGGGCAACAACATGGCCCGCGTGGTCGCCCTCCTCTCGGACCTGGGCGAGGCGGTGCCCGCGGCGACCATCAACCGCTGGTGTGCCTCCTCGGCGGAGGCGATCATGCGCGGCGCCGACGCCATCGCCGCCGGGCAGCGCGACTGCGTCATCGCCGGCGGCGTCGAGTCGATGAGCCGCGTCGAGCTCGGCCAGAACACCCACAACGTCCACCCGCGGCTCGCCGAGCTGTACAACATCGGCGAGCTCCAGATGGGGATGACCGCCGAGAAGGTCGCCGAGGAGTACGGCGTGAGCCGCGAGGAACAGGACGAGTACGCGCTCCGCAGCCACCGGCGGGCGGCCGATGCCACCGACTCCGGCCGGTTCGACGACGAGATCGTCCCCGTCGAGACCGAGGAGGGGACGGTCGACGAAGACGAGGGTATCCGCCGGGACACCTCTCTGGAGAAGCTGGCCGGCCTGCCGACCGTCTTCAAGAGCGAGGGGACGGTCACGCCGGGCAACGCCTCCCAGATATCCGACGGCGCCGCGGGGACGATGGTCACCTCCCGCGCGTTCGCCGACGACCACGGGCTGGACGTGCTCGCGGAAGTGGGCGACCACATGGTCGCCGGCGTCGACCCGACGATCATGGGCGTCGGCCCGGTCCCGGCAGTCCGCAAGCTCTGCGAGCGCACCGGCCGGGACACCGGCGACTACGACCTCGTCGAGCTCAACGAGGCGTTCGCCAGCCAGGCGCTGTACTGCCAGCGCGAGCTCGGCTTCGACGACGAGCTCTACAACGTCAACGGCGGCGCCATCGCCATCGGACACCCGCTGGGGGCCTCCGGCGCGCGCCTGCCCGTCACGCTGATCCACGAGATGAACCGCCGCGACGCGGACCTGGGGCTGGCGACGGAGTGCGTCGGCTTCGGCCAGGGCGCGGCGATCGAGTTCTCGCTGCCGTAA
- a CDS encoding PLDc N-terminal domain-containing protein: MANGLVFLAFLTLVVGLVGTVWVFVDAAENSSQSAVLWGLVAFFGGFLGILLYVLLGRDGGTGEDRTRSVPDRGTGKISHRCQSCGEKYYAPDSDIDTCRSCGGIRVERLN, encoded by the coding sequence ATGGCTAACGGGCTCGTTTTTCTAGCGTTCCTGACGCTCGTCGTCGGACTCGTCGGAACCGTCTGGGTCTTCGTCGACGCGGCCGAGAACAGCTCGCAAAGCGCGGTTCTCTGGGGTCTCGTCGCTTTCTTCGGTGGCTTTCTCGGGATTCTCCTCTACGTGCTTCTCGGACGGGACGGCGGAACCGGGGAGGATCGAACACGGTCCGTTCCCGACCGAGGTACGGGGAAAATCAGCCACCGGTGCCAGTCGTGCGGCGAGAAGTATTACGCCCCCGACAGCGACATTGACACCTGTCGATCCTGTGGAGGCATCCGGGTCGAGCGGCTGAACTGA
- a CDS encoding acyl-CoA mutase large subunit family protein, translating into MFDSDDLAAIREGKEEWEAETRGPTVDRFGERKDTFETDTGGQEVDPLYTPADVADLDYGEDLGFPGEEPYTRGVYSTMYRGRLWTMRQYAGMGTASETNERFQYLMDEGQTGLSMAFDLPTQMGYDSDAGMAAGEVGKAGVAIDSLRDMETVFDGIPLDEVSTSMTINAPASVLLAMYIAIGDQQGVDREELRGTIQNDVLKEYIARNTYIFPPEPSMRIITDIFEYCAEEVPNFNTISISGYHIREAGSTAAQEIAFTLADGIEYVEAAQDAGLAVDEFAPQLSFFFASYNNILEEVAKFRAARRMWKRIMEERFDAENPESKQLKFHTQTAGSTLTAQQIENNVVRVAYQALAAVLGGTQSLHTNGKDEALSLPTEQSVRTALRTQQILAHESGVADTIDPLGGSYYVESLTDEVEAEARAIIEEVDSRGGMRKSIEDGWVQRQIQDVAYERQEEIENGERVIVGVNEYTVEEDAQDPDIEEVSEQQERAQIERLESVREERDDEAVDAALAALADAAAGEENLMPYIVDAVKAYATTGEICDTLRDEFGEYQPGAAM; encoded by the coding sequence ATGTTCGACTCCGACGACCTCGCGGCCATCCGCGAGGGCAAGGAGGAGTGGGAGGCCGAGACCCGGGGGCCGACCGTCGACCGCTTCGGCGAGCGCAAGGACACCTTCGAGACCGACACCGGCGGCCAGGAGGTCGACCCCCTCTACACCCCCGCGGACGTGGCCGACCTGGACTACGGGGAAGACCTGGGCTTCCCCGGCGAGGAGCCGTACACTCGCGGGGTCTACTCGACGATGTACCGCGGCCGGCTGTGGACGATGCGCCAGTACGCCGGCATGGGCACCGCCAGCGAGACCAACGAGCGCTTTCAGTATCTCATGGACGAGGGCCAGACCGGCCTCTCGATGGCGTTCGACCTGCCCACCCAGATGGGCTACGACTCCGACGCCGGCATGGCCGCCGGCGAAGTCGGCAAGGCGGGCGTCGCCATCGACTCGCTGCGGGACATGGAGACGGTCTTCGACGGCATCCCCCTGGACGAGGTGTCCACCTCGATGACGATCAACGCCCCCGCGAGCGTCCTGCTGGCCATGTACATCGCCATCGGCGACCAGCAGGGCGTCGACCGGGAGGAACTGCGCGGGACCATCCAGAACGACGTGCTCAAGGAGTACATCGCCCGCAACACCTACATCTTCCCGCCCGAGCCGTCGATGCGTATCATCACGGACATCTTCGAGTACTGCGCCGAGGAGGTCCCCAACTTCAACACCATCTCCATCTCGGGGTATCACATCCGCGAGGCCGGCTCGACCGCCGCCCAGGAGATCGCCTTCACCCTCGCCGACGGCATCGAGTACGTCGAGGCCGCCCAGGACGCCGGCCTGGCGGTCGACGAGTTCGCCCCTCAGCTGTCCTTCTTCTTCGCCTCCTACAACAACATCCTCGAGGAGGTCGCGAAGTTCCGGGCGGCCCGGCGGATGTGGAAGCGGATTATGGAGGAGCGGTTCGACGCGGAGAACCCCGAGTCCAAGCAGCTGAAGTTCCACACCCAGACCGCGGGGTCGACGCTGACCGCCCAGCAGATCGAGAACAACGTCGTCCGGGTGGCCTACCAGGCGCTGGCGGCGGTGCTGGGCGGGACCCAGAGCCTCCACACCAACGGCAAGGACGAGGCGCTGTCGCTCCCGACGGAACAGTCCGTCCGGACCGCGCTGCGGACCCAGCAGATCCTCGCCCACGAGTCCGGCGTCGCCGACACCATCGACCCGCTGGGCGGCAGTTACTACGTCGAGTCGCTGACCGACGAGGTCGAGGCCGAGGCCCGGGCGATCATCGAGGAGGTCGACTCGCGCGGCGGGATGCGCAAGTCAATCGAGGACGGCTGGGTCCAGCGCCAGATCCAGGACGTGGCCTACGAGCGCCAGGAGGAGATCGAGAACGGGGAGCGGGTCATCGTCGGCGTCAACGAGTACACCGTCGAGGAGGACGCCCAGGACCCCGACATCGAGGAGGTCTCCGAACAGCAGGAACGGGCCCAGATCGAGCGGCTCGAATCGGTGCGCGAGGAGCGCGACGACGAGGCCGTCGACGCGGCGCTGGCGGCGCTCGCCGACGCCGCCGCGGGGGAGGAGAACCTCATGCCGTACATCGTCGACGCCGTGAAGGCCTACGCGACGACCGGCGAGATCTGCGACACGCTGCGCGACGAGTTCGGCGAGTACCAGCCCGGCGCCGCGATGTAG
- a CDS encoding ATP-binding protein → MSDPELAVVEFVLTAQAYSDNRDLDADDLPPAYRAVFWSDGEIERPLSATTTTAREATDVDRPWEAISGLMFTDRDDFSGTLTFTDEDMAEEWYLDRADADRINDNPTLAAVYEDRVDGADYEHAREENRPVRADRVWIDQLLEEYFDEDDEDEQEMLDLVDIRAPEEVEMTMDDLVLTPDQEGEIHKIVKAIEHRDYLAQIGLREIGKLLFVGPPGTGKTSVARALASELDLPFVEVKLSMITSQYLGETAKNVEKVFEVATRLSPCILFMDEFDFVAKTRASDEHAAIKRAVNTLLKSIDEVSLIEHEVLLIGATNHPDQLDAAAWRRFDEIVNFPKPDDQMRADILEVVTRDMEIDDFDPLAIARETEGLTGSDLRLVLREAVLDALTEERTTLTQQDLLDAVEDFEERDNLKNMDMIEGDHDALVAGGDISGTSDGSEAASDGGHSHDHGHDH, encoded by the coding sequence ATGAGCGATCCGGAGCTTGCGGTCGTGGAGTTCGTGCTGACGGCGCAGGCCTACAGCGACAACCGCGACCTAGACGCCGACGACCTGCCGCCCGCCTACCGGGCGGTCTTCTGGAGCGACGGGGAGATCGAGCGCCCGCTCTCGGCCACCACGACCACGGCCCGGGAAGCGACCGACGTGGACCGGCCCTGGGAGGCGATCTCGGGGCTGATGTTCACCGACCGCGACGACTTCTCGGGGACCCTCACCTTCACCGACGAGGACATGGCCGAGGAGTGGTACCTCGATAGAGCGGACGCCGACCGCATCAACGACAACCCCACGCTCGCCGCCGTCTACGAGGACCGGGTCGACGGCGCCGACTACGAGCACGCCCGGGAGGAGAACCGTCCCGTTCGAGCCGACCGCGTCTGGATCGACCAGCTGCTCGAGGAGTACTTCGACGAGGACGACGAGGACGAACAGGAGATGCTCGACCTCGTCGACATCCGCGCCCCCGAGGAGGTCGAGATGACCATGGACGACCTCGTCCTGACCCCCGACCAGGAGGGCGAGATCCACAAGATCGTCAAGGCCATCGAACACCGCGACTACCTCGCCCAGATCGGCCTCCGGGAGATCGGCAAGCTCCTCTTCGTCGGCCCGCCGGGCACCGGGAAGACCTCCGTCGCCCGGGCGCTGGCCAGCGAACTCGACCTGCCGTTCGTCGAGGTGAAACTCTCGATGATCACCTCCCAGTACCTCGGCGAGACGGCCAAGAACGTCGAGAAGGTGTTCGAGGTCGCCACCCGCCTCTCGCCGTGTATCCTCTTCATGGACGAGTTCGACTTCGTCGCCAAGACCCGCGCCAGCGACGAGCACGCCGCCATCAAGCGGGCGGTCAACACCCTCCTCAAGAGCATCGACGAGGTGAGCCTCATCGAACACGAGGTGCTGCTCATCGGCGCGACCAACCACCCCGACCAGCTCGACGCCGCGGCCTGGCGGCGCTTCGACGAGATCGTCAACTTCCCCAAGCCCGACGACCAGATGCGGGCGGACATCCTCGAAGTCGTGACCCGCGACATGGAGATCGACGACTTCGACCCGCTGGCGATCGCCCGCGAGACCGAGGGGCTGACCGGCAGCGACCTCCGGCTCGTCCTCCGGGAGGCGGTGCTCGACGCGCTGACCGAGGAGCGCACCACGCTCACCCAGCAGGACCTGCTGGACGCCGTCGAGGACTTCGAGGAGCGGGACAACCTCAAGAACATGGACATGATCGAGGGCGACCACGACGCCCTGGTCGCCGGCGGCGACATCTCCGGGACGAGCGACGGCTCGGAGGCGGCGTCGGACGGCGGCCACTCGCACGACCACGGCCACGACCACTGA
- a CDS encoding NADP-dependent oxidoreductase: MRASNRQFRLAERPEGRPDRDTFELVETDVPDPGPGEALVRTRYLSVDPYMRGRMSAGESYAEPWDVGEPLQAGVVGEVVESAGAEFEPGDVVVGNLEWADYATAPGTALTAVDPDLAPVSTALGVLGMPGRTAYFGTTEVADPEPGDTFVVTGAAGAVGSVAGQIAGLAGARVVGFAGSDEKVAFVEDELGFDACINYETTDDYRAALDEAAPDGVDCYFDNVGGPITDAVFDRLNVDARVAVCGQIAHYNATERPTGPRKLGTLVETRARVEGFLVGDFEPRYEQATERLARWVRNGDIEYRETVTEGLENAPEAFLGLFEGENIGKQLVRVSEPDE, from the coding sequence ATGCGAGCGAGCAACCGGCAGTTCCGACTGGCCGAGCGCCCCGAGGGGCGGCCCGACCGCGACACCTTCGAACTGGTCGAGACCGACGTACCGGACCCCGGTCCGGGCGAGGCGCTCGTCCGCACGCGCTACCTCTCGGTCGACCCGTACATGCGCGGCCGGATGAGCGCCGGCGAGTCCTACGCCGAGCCCTGGGACGTGGGCGAGCCGCTCCAGGCGGGCGTCGTGGGCGAGGTCGTCGAGTCTGCGGGCGCCGAGTTCGAACCGGGCGACGTGGTCGTCGGCAACCTCGAGTGGGCCGACTACGCGACCGCGCCGGGGACCGCCCTCACCGCGGTCGACCCCGACCTGGCGCCCGTCTCGACGGCGCTGGGCGTTCTCGGGATGCCCGGTCGGACCGCCTACTTCGGGACCACGGAGGTCGCGGACCCCGAGCCCGGCGACACGTTCGTCGTCACGGGCGCGGCCGGCGCCGTCGGCTCCGTGGCCGGCCAGATCGCCGGGCTCGCCGGCGCCCGCGTCGTCGGCTTCGCCGGGTCCGACGAGAAGGTCGCGTTCGTCGAGGACGAACTCGGGTTCGACGCCTGCATCAACTACGAGACAACCGACGACTACCGCGCGGCGCTGGACGAGGCGGCGCCCGACGGCGTCGACTGCTACTTCGACAACGTCGGCGGGCCGATCACCGACGCCGTGTTCGACCGGCTGAACGTCGACGCCCGCGTCGCCGTCTGCGGCCAGATCGCCCACTACAACGCCACCGAGCGGCCGACCGGGCCGCGAAAGCTCGGGACCCTCGTCGAGACCCGCGCCCGCGTCGAGGGCTTTCTCGTCGGCGACTTCGAACCGCGCTACGAGCAGGCCACCGAACGGCTGGCCCGCTGGGTCCGGAACGGCGACATCGAGTACCGCGAGACCGTGACCGAGGGGCTGGAGAACGCTCCCGAGGCCTTCCTCGGGCTGTTCGAGGGCGAGAACATCGGGAAACAGCTAGTGCGGGTGAGCGAGCCCGACGAGTAG
- a CDS encoding diphthine--ammonia ligase: protein MTDDADGGSWVSLFSGGKDSSWALYRALERGLPVERLVTVHPEGDSYMYHVPATRLAGLAAESVGIPLVEVEPDDFGAGETTDSGAQGDAELEPLEAALRELDPDLPGGLAGVTAGAVESEYQTSRIEAMAERLDAEVFAPLWQRDPRELADAMLDAGFEIRIIRVAAGGLDESWLGRTLDADALDELETLNERYGVHILGEGGEFETVVTDGPHMERAIELESETEWDGTRGTLRIEDAWLA from the coding sequence ATGACAGACGACGCGGACGGGGGGAGCTGGGTCTCGCTGTTCTCCGGCGGGAAGGACTCCTCGTGGGCGCTGTACCGGGCGCTCGAACGCGGCCTGCCCGTCGAGCGACTGGTGACCGTCCACCCGGAGGGCGACTCCTACATGTACCACGTCCCGGCGACGCGACTGGCCGGCCTGGCCGCCGAGAGCGTCGGGATCCCGCTGGTCGAGGTCGAACCCGACGACTTCGGGGCCGGGGAGACGACCGACTCCGGCGCGCAGGGCGACGCCGAACTCGAACCGCTGGAGGCGGCCCTGCGGGAGCTCGATCCGGACCTCCCCGGCGGCCTCGCGGGCGTCACCGCCGGCGCGGTCGAGAGCGAGTACCAGACCTCCCGCATCGAGGCGATGGCCGAGCGCCTCGACGCCGAGGTGTTCGCGCCGCTGTGGCAGCGGGACCCGCGGGAACTCGCCGACGCGATGCTCGACGCCGGCTTCGAGATCCGTATCATCCGCGTCGCCGCCGGCGGCCTCGACGAGTCCTGGCTCGGCCGGACGCTCGACGCCGACGCGCTCGACGAACTGGAAACTCTCAACGAGCGCTACGGCGTCCACATCCTCGGCGAGGGCGGCGAGTTCGAGACAGTAGTCACCGACGGGCCGCACATGGAGCGGGCGATCGAACTGGAGTCCGAAACCGAGTGGGACGGGACGCGCGGGACGCTGCGGATCGAGGACGCGTGGCTGGCGTGA
- a CDS encoding lipopolysaccharide biosynthesis protein: MVPDPAVPDASDDGDTTATSDGAGAATAADERSDDPDAADPVEARLDDALERVAHGATVSVPSILVQRGLTVAFTAVLTNGFAASSYGVFAVARRLQQFLLHVALGFRSGLSRFLPNADSPAERDALVTVAGLLLGAVATAFGAGLYLAAPLVTSLTDQRPLFETTLRVFAVGLPATVWLFTATEVLRGLEEVAALNLALRVGFPAAQLLVGVVGAVVFGDLVAVAVGVVAVSGLTGLAATAWLVRERGIGLRFRRAERSDDTEREEGASAPDLRSVGRRYVRYTAPLFVGGVATTIQRLGFYPLIAVYLTDVAGGVFAVGMVVGSLVRLPLIGLNQFVPPVAAALHEDDHRAALSRFYHVTSRLVLVGVVGLSVPVVVYRETVMALFGPAFVPYAPLLVGFVLAQFGACAAGSVGILLMMTDNQRPYLAVNVCITLLLAAVAVPLTVRYGLAGLVASYVLMLTLNNGLEVAVLYHFERLQPFTPLHGKPLVAAVPLGVVAWSAKAAVAGPAAPVVGVLGGLAAYAATLRFLGFTPTERRLAGTLRDRYRAARARE; the protein is encoded by the coding sequence GTGGTCCCCGACCCGGCGGTCCCCGACGCGTCCGACGACGGCGACACGACGGCGACCAGCGACGGCGCCGGCGCGGCGACGGCGGCCGACGAACGGTCCGACGATCCGGACGCCGCCGACCCGGTCGAGGCGCGCCTGGACGACGCCCTGGAGCGGGTCGCCCACGGCGCGACCGTCTCGGTGCCGAGCATCCTCGTCCAGCGCGGGCTGACCGTCGCCTTTACCGCGGTCCTGACCAACGGGTTCGCGGCGAGCTCCTACGGCGTCTTCGCCGTCGCGCGGCGCCTCCAGCAGTTCCTGTTGCACGTCGCGCTGGGTTTCCGGAGCGGGCTGAGCCGCTTTCTGCCGAACGCCGACTCGCCGGCCGAACGCGACGCCCTGGTGACGGTCGCCGGGCTGCTGCTGGGGGCCGTCGCGACCGCCTTCGGCGCCGGGCTGTACCTGGCCGCGCCGCTGGTGACCTCGCTCACCGACCAGCGGCCGCTGTTCGAGACGACGCTCCGCGTGTTCGCCGTCGGCCTGCCGGCGACGGTGTGGCTGTTCACCGCGACGGAGGTGCTCCGCGGGCTGGAGGAGGTCGCGGCGCTGAACCTCGCGCTGCGGGTCGGCTTCCCGGCGGCCCAGCTGCTCGTCGGCGTCGTCGGCGCGGTCGTCTTCGGGGATCTGGTCGCCGTCGCAGTCGGCGTCGTCGCCGTCTCGGGGTTGACCGGCCTCGCCGCGACCGCGTGGCTCGTCCGCGAGCGCGGGATCGGGCTCCGGTTCCGGCGAGCCGAGAGGAGCGACGACACCGAACGAGAGGAGGGCGCGAGCGCTCCCGACCTCCGCTCGGTGGGGCGCCGCTACGTCCGCTACACGGCTCCGCTGTTCGTCGGCGGGGTGGCGACGACGATCCAGCGACTCGGGTTCTACCCGCTGATCGCCGTCTACCTGACGGACGTGGCGGGCGGCGTCTTCGCGGTCGGGATGGTCGTCGGGTCGCTCGTCAGGCTGCCGCTGATCGGGCTCAACCAGTTCGTCCCGCCGGTCGCCGCCGCGCTCCACGAGGACGACCACCGTGCGGCACTCTCCCGGTTCTACCACGTCACCAGCCGGCTCGTCCTCGTCGGCGTGGTCGGCCTCTCGGTCCCCGTGGTCGTCTACCGCGAGACCGTGATGGCGCTGTTCGGACCGGCGTTCGTCCCCTACGCGCCGCTTCTGGTCGGGTTCGTCCTCGCGCAGTTCGGCGCCTGCGCCGCCGGCAGCGTCGGCATCCTCCTGATGATGACCGACAACCAGCGGCCCTACCTCGCGGTCAACGTCTGTATCACCCTCCTGCTGGCCGCCGTCGCCGTCCCGCTGACGGTCCGGTACGGCCTCGCCGGCCTCGTGGCGAGCTACGTGCTCATGCTGACGCTGAACAACGGGCTGGAGGTCGCCGTCCTCTACCACTTCGAGCGGCTCCAGCCGTTCACGCCGCTGCACGGGAAGCCGCTGGTCGCCGCGGTCCCGCTTGGGGTCGTCGCCTGGAGCGCCAAGGCCGCCGTCGCCGGCCCGGCGGCACCGGTCGTCGGCGTCCTCGGGGGGCTCGCGGCGTACGCGGCGACGCTCCGGTTCCTCGGGTTCACGCCGACGGAACGGCGGCTGGCCGGCACCCTCCGCGACCGGTACCGCGCCGCGCGAGCGCGGGAGTGA
- a CDS encoding TRAM domain-containing protein: MPDCPLADECPSFQERIEGMGCTHYGDRGGAEWCNHYNQPIEDLKSQPVQPGQEVEVTVEDIHESGAGVGRTEDGFIIMVDGVLPPARAKVKITKVRSNHARAEELERLPDEPDDADETDAESDADEADDEADEEEDDRERLGSRDNFWGS, translated from the coding sequence ATGCCCGACTGTCCACTCGCGGACGAGTGCCCCAGTTTTCAGGAGCGCATCGAGGGGATGGGCTGTACGCACTACGGCGACCGCGGGGGCGCCGAGTGGTGCAATCACTACAACCAGCCGATCGAGGACCTGAAGAGTCAACCCGTCCAGCCCGGCCAGGAGGTCGAGGTGACCGTGGAGGACATCCACGAGAGCGGCGCCGGCGTCGGCCGCACCGAGGACGGCTTCATCATCATGGTCGACGGCGTCCTGCCGCCGGCCCGCGCGAAGGTGAAGATCACCAAGGTCCGCTCGAACCACGCCCGCGCCGAGGAGCTCGAACGCCTCCCCGACGAGCCCGACGACGCGGACGAAACTGACGCCGAATCGGACGCCGACGAGGCGGACGACGAGGCCGACGAGGAGGAGGACGACCGCGAGCGCCTCGGCAGCCGCGACAACTTCTGGGGCTCGTAA